A single genomic interval of Halobacillus halophilus DSM 2266 harbors:
- a CDS encoding Tex family protein, whose translation MSMVAQQTSIKESSVKQVIELLNEGNTVPFIARYRKELTGGLDEVQIKSIEDQWSYVKNLTQRKEEVIRLIDEQDKLTEELRKEIQQATQLQKVEDLYRPYKQKRRTRATIAKEKGLEPLALRVWEQQDMDFSKEAPSYFSEEHEMESEEEVEAGVNDIIAEWISDDPSYRDQIRKQTFQKGTIQSADKNADKDEKNIFEMYYEYQEPVRSIVSHRILALNRGEKEGVLKVGVHPPEESIVGYIERKVIKNSTSGKLQEILTEAIQDSYKRLIQPSIEREIRNSLSESAEEQAIEVFSSNLRSLLLQPPLKGKVVLGVDPAYRTGCKLAVIDETGKVLDIAVIYPTAPKNDTAGAEKKILSFMKKYPIELMAIGNGTASRETEQFIADMIQKHNLDASYMIVNEAGASVYSASKLAREEFPDLQVEERSAVSIARRVQDPLAELVKIDPKSIGVGQYQHDVTQKKLNGSLTFVVETVVNQVGVNVNTASSSLLQYVSGLSKAVANNVVKKREEIGKFTKRSELKDIPRLGAKTYEQSIGFLRILDGKEQLDRTPIHPESYRSARSLLKMVGATVEDLGSGEIAEKLKAMDVKQTADELDLGTMTFEDIRKSLVQPGRDPRDDLPKPLLKTNVLSMDDLEQGMELEGTIRNVVDFGAFVDIGVKQDGLVHISKLSNKFVKHPMDVVSVGDVVTVWVEQVDTQKQRIALTMLPQS comes from the coding sequence ATGAGCATGGTAGCTCAACAGACCAGTATCAAGGAGTCATCGGTTAAGCAAGTTATAGAATTACTGAATGAAGGAAATACCGTGCCCTTCATTGCCCGTTATAGAAAAGAATTAACGGGTGGATTAGATGAAGTACAAATTAAATCAATAGAAGATCAGTGGAGTTATGTAAAAAATCTGACCCAAAGAAAAGAAGAAGTCATTCGGTTAATCGATGAGCAGGATAAATTAACTGAAGAATTGCGAAAAGAAATTCAGCAAGCGACTCAGCTTCAAAAAGTTGAGGACCTATACCGTCCTTATAAGCAGAAGCGAAGAACAAGAGCCACGATTGCGAAGGAAAAAGGTTTGGAACCTCTTGCTTTGCGAGTGTGGGAGCAACAAGATATGGACTTCTCTAAAGAAGCGCCATCCTACTTTTCTGAAGAACACGAAATGGAAAGTGAAGAAGAGGTAGAAGCTGGTGTAAATGATATTATTGCCGAGTGGATTTCGGATGACCCATCCTACCGGGATCAAATAAGGAAACAGACCTTTCAAAAAGGGACGATCCAATCAGCTGATAAAAACGCAGATAAGGATGAAAAAAACATATTCGAAATGTACTACGAATATCAGGAACCTGTAAGGTCGATCGTTTCCCACCGTATTTTAGCGTTAAATCGTGGGGAGAAGGAAGGTGTACTAAAAGTAGGAGTCCATCCTCCTGAAGAATCCATTGTTGGTTACATAGAGAGAAAGGTGATCAAGAATTCTACTTCAGGCAAACTCCAGGAAATTTTAACGGAAGCCATTCAGGATAGTTATAAGCGCTTAATTCAACCCTCCATTGAAAGAGAAATCAGGAATTCTCTCTCTGAAAGCGCAGAAGAGCAGGCGATTGAAGTGTTTTCCAGTAACCTCCGAAGTTTGTTGCTGCAGCCACCGCTAAAAGGAAAAGTTGTATTAGGAGTGGATCCTGCCTACCGTACCGGGTGCAAGTTAGCGGTTATTGATGAAACCGGGAAAGTACTTGATATTGCCGTTATTTATCCAACAGCACCCAAAAATGATACGGCCGGGGCAGAGAAAAAAATATTGTCGTTTATGAAGAAATATCCGATTGAACTCATGGCGATTGGTAATGGCACGGCTTCCAGAGAAACAGAACAATTCATTGCGGATATGATTCAAAAACATAACCTGGATGCTTCTTATATGATCGTGAACGAAGCAGGAGCCAGTGTGTATTCTGCTTCCAAGTTAGCACGTGAAGAGTTCCCTGATCTCCAAGTCGAAGAAAGAAGTGCTGTATCTATAGCTCGGAGAGTTCAGGACCCATTAGCTGAACTGGTAAAAATTGATCCGAAATCCATTGGAGTCGGTCAGTACCAGCATGATGTCACTCAGAAGAAATTAAATGGATCATTGACGTTCGTGGTAGAAACTGTAGTTAACCAGGTAGGAGTAAACGTTAATACAGCTTCTTCTTCTTTACTGCAATACGTATCGGGTCTTAGTAAAGCTGTAGCCAATAATGTAGTGAAGAAGAGAGAAGAAATCGGGAAGTTTACGAAACGCTCGGAGCTTAAGGATATTCCAAGGCTTGGGGCCAAGACGTATGAACAGAGTATTGGATTTTTACGAATTCTGGATGGAAAAGAACAATTGGATCGTACACCTATTCACCCGGAAAGCTATCGTTCAGCCCGCTCACTTTTAAAAATGGTCGGGGCTACTGTTGAAGATTTAGGCAGTGGAGAGATTGCAGAGAAGCTGAAGGCAATGGATGTAAAACAAACGGCTGATGAACTGGACCTCGGCACGATGACCTTTGAGGACATTAGGAAATCACTTGTTCAGCCTGGACGTGACCCGAGGGATGACTTGCCAAAACCACTGCTGAAAACGAATGTACTATCTATGGATGATCTAGAACAAGGTATGGAGCTTGAGGGAACGATTAGAAACGTAGTGGATTTTGGGGCTTTTGTAGATATCGGAGTAAAACAGGACGGGCTTGTCCATATTTCCAAGCTTTCGAATAAGTTTGTTAAACACCCAATGGACGTTGTTTCTGTAGGAGATGTTGTAACCGTCTGGGTAGAACAGGTGGATACCCAAAAACAACGAATTGCTCTTACGATGCTGCCGCAATCATAA
- the cmpA gene encoding cortex morphogenetic protein CmpA: MPAWLKNQMARAFANKDKYQIKMLNQCWYYYQHLYK; the protein is encoded by the coding sequence ATGCCCGCATGGCTAAAAAATCAGATGGCTCGAGCTTTCGCTAATAAAGATAAATATCAAATTAAAATGTTGAACCAGTGCTGGTACTATTACCAACACCTCTATAAATAA
- a CDS encoding SprT family protein translates to MTMTNEELQQWTEEISLTNFQKPYVDKVEFNPRLRTTGGRYIPSKRVIELNPKYLDELGEEEFKGIIKHELCHYHLHIEGKGYKHGDREFKELLKTTNSPRFCKALPSQKQKQAELHYYMCTSCGREYTRKRRVNTKRYGCGKCRGKLKKK, encoded by the coding sequence ATGACGATGACAAATGAAGAATTACAGCAATGGACAGAAGAAATTTCCCTTACCAATTTTCAAAAGCCTTATGTAGATAAAGTCGAATTTAATCCAAGACTTAGAACCACAGGAGGCAGGTATATTCCTTCTAAAAGAGTGATCGAATTAAACCCTAAGTATTTGGATGAATTGGGGGAGGAAGAGTTTAAGGGCATCATTAAACATGAGCTGTGTCATTATCATTTGCATATCGAGGGTAAAGGATACAAGCATGGGGACCGTGAGTTTAAAGAACTTCTGAAAACCACGAACTCTCCAAGGTTCTGTAAAGCCTTGCCATCACAAAAGCAGAAGCAGGCAGAGCTACATTATTATATGTGCACCTCATGCGGTCGGGAATATACGAGAAAGAGAAGAGTAAATACGAAACGGTATGGCTGCGGAAAATGCAGGGGAAAACTTAAAAAGAAGTAA
- the thiL gene encoding thiamine-phosphate kinase — MDEFQFIQSIQPSYYRQSTLIKGVSDDAAVFRPTDKDVVTAVDTMVEGVHFSRKTMEPYHIGYRVLAANLSDLAAMASTPAFYLVSIVIPEGWSEQELKELYSGMQHLASLYKMDLIGGDTVSGSELSISVTVIGYVEKDRARYRSQAEPGDIVFATGTLGDSRAGLEILLNGSSGEASEKFFIERHRTPDPRVFFALELEEIPRIALNDISDGVANEANEIVEASHVDLHLDMDKLPFTSSIKDLFPDTYKDWILSGGEDFELVGTVEEALWPKVQQAAKKTGVKVSQIGSVQAMKKKDPIVYLHEGGKKNVLMKSGYTHLKTKGE; from the coding sequence ATGGACGAATTTCAATTTATTCAATCAATCCAGCCTAGTTATTATCGTCAGTCTACACTAATTAAAGGTGTGAGTGATGATGCAGCGGTTTTTAGACCGACAGACAAAGATGTGGTTACCGCTGTAGATACGATGGTGGAGGGGGTTCATTTTTCAAGAAAAACGATGGAGCCTTATCATATCGGGTACCGCGTGCTGGCAGCCAACTTAAGTGATTTAGCTGCGATGGCCAGTACTCCAGCTTTTTATTTAGTTTCAATCGTTATTCCAGAAGGGTGGAGCGAACAGGAATTGAAGGAGCTTTATTCTGGTATGCAGCATTTAGCCTCCCTCTACAAGATGGACCTGATTGGAGGAGACACTGTGTCAGGAAGTGAGCTCTCGATTTCGGTTACAGTGATTGGTTATGTCGAGAAAGACAGAGCGAGGTATAGATCTCAAGCAGAGCCTGGGGATATTGTATTTGCGACCGGTACCCTGGGAGATTCAAGAGCCGGGTTGGAGATTCTCCTCAACGGTTCATCTGGTGAAGCTTCAGAGAAATTCTTTATTGAAAGACATCGGACGCCTGATCCACGAGTGTTCTTTGCGCTTGAGCTCGAGGAGATTCCAAGGATCGCTCTTAATGATATTAGTGATGGAGTGGCTAATGAAGCAAATGAAATAGTTGAAGCTTCTCATGTCGATTTACATCTGGATATGGATAAACTCCCTTTCACATCCTCTATAAAAGATCTTTTTCCAGATACATATAAAGATTGGATCCTTTCCGGAGGAGAAGACTTTGAGCTGGTTGGAACGGTCGAGGAAGCTTTGTGGCCGAAAGTACAGCAGGCAGCAAAAAAGACGGGAGTAAAGGTAAGCCAGATTGGATCCGTGCAGGCTATGAAGAAAAAAGATCCTATCGTCTATTTACATGAAGGTGGAAAGAAGAACGTATTAATGAAGTCCGGGTACACACATTTAAAGACAAAGGGTGAGTAG
- the tsaE gene encoding tRNA (adenosine(37)-N6)-threonylcarbamoyltransferase complex ATPase subunit type 1 TsaE, protein MAVYQWKSSSPEETMAFAEKLGHRLREGDVLTLEGDLGAGKTTFTKGLGLGLGVKRTINSPTFTIMKEYMGRLPFYHMDVYRLEDSDEDLGFEEFFEGDGVCVVEWAHYIEEFLPEERLDITISYDSESSRTISLKTSSGHFDEVCKEIIK, encoded by the coding sequence ATGGCCGTATATCAATGGAAAAGTTCTTCTCCTGAGGAAACGATGGCTTTTGCTGAGAAGCTGGGTCATCGACTTCGTGAGGGAGATGTATTAACATTAGAAGGTGACTTAGGGGCGGGCAAGACAACTTTTACAAAGGGACTGGGCTTAGGCCTAGGGGTGAAGCGCACGATTAATAGTCCAACGTTTACTATTATGAAGGAATACATGGGGCGTCTGCCTTTTTATCATATGGATGTCTATCGCCTTGAAGATAGTGATGAAGATTTAGGATTTGAAGAGTTTTTTGAAGGGGACGGCGTATGTGTCGTAGAATGGGCGCATTACATTGAAGAATTTCTCCCTGAAGAGCGTTTGGATATAACAATTTCGTACGATAGCGAATCCAGCCGGACCATTTCTCTTAAAACTTCTTCGGGTCATTTTGACGAGGTTTGTAAGGAGATTATAAAATGA
- the tsaB gene encoding tRNA (adenosine(37)-N6)-threonylcarbamoyltransferase complex dimerization subunit type 1 TsaB, with product MNILSIDTSNYVMGVAVIKSGTVIGEYTTNIKKNHSIRLMPAIDHLMKETNTLPEELDRIAVAQGPGSYTGVRIGLTTAKTMAWALDIPVVGVSSLEAVAGQGLFFDGYICPFFDARRGRVYTGLYNNRMKIVKPETNVSMEDWLKEVQSLDKPILFLSQDVHVYEEMVKDTLGDQAVIPEGPYHFARPSLIAFAAQRKEPDSLHELVPNYLRLPEAEAKWLAQQEK from the coding sequence ATGAATATTTTATCAATTGACACTTCTAATTATGTAATGGGAGTAGCAGTCATAAAAAGCGGCACGGTAATAGGGGAATATACGACGAATATAAAAAAGAACCACTCGATCCGACTGATGCCCGCGATTGACCATCTAATGAAGGAAACCAATACACTGCCGGAGGAACTGGACCGGATTGCAGTAGCGCAAGGGCCAGGATCTTATACAGGCGTGAGGATTGGTTTGACAACGGCTAAGACGATGGCGTGGGCACTGGATATACCGGTTGTAGGAGTTTCAAGCCTCGAAGCCGTAGCTGGACAAGGTTTATTTTTTGACGGGTATATATGTCCTTTTTTTGATGCCAGACGTGGGCGTGTGTACACTGGGCTTTACAATAATAGGATGAAGATTGTAAAACCGGAGACAAACGTTTCGATGGAAGACTGGTTAAAAGAAGTACAAAGCCTTGATAAGCCGATTTTATTCTTGAGCCAGGATGTACACGTATATGAAGAGATGGTCAAAGACACATTAGGAGACCAGGCTGTTATCCCGGAAGGCCCTTACCACTTTGCCAGGCCTTCGCTCATTGCTTTTGCAGCTCAAAGAAAAGAACCTGACAGCCTCCATGAACTGGTGCCTAATTATTTACGCCTGCCGGAAGCAGAAGCTAAATGGCTGGCTCAGCAGGAGAAGTAA
- the rimI gene encoding ribosomal protein S18-alanine N-acetyltransferase, giving the protein MTSIREMTLEDIDEVMEVERASFAVPWSEGTFRQEVEDNPYAHYYVFEKDDYVVGYCGLWLVIDEAHVTNIAIHPEARGNKYGEQLFKHTCDEAIQHGAIQLSLEVRVSNTAAQHMYRKFGLVPGGIRKRYYTDNGEDALVMWVGLK; this is encoded by the coding sequence ATGACCTCTATACGTGAAATGACTTTAGAGGATATAGATGAAGTAATGGAAGTGGAACGGGCTTCCTTTGCCGTTCCCTGGTCAGAAGGTACGTTTCGGCAGGAAGTAGAGGATAACCCGTACGCACATTATTATGTGTTTGAGAAAGATGATTATGTGGTGGGTTACTGCGGGCTTTGGCTCGTTATTGATGAAGCCCATGTTACGAATATCGCCATCCATCCAGAAGCACGCGGGAATAAATATGGGGAACAGTTGTTCAAGCACACGTGTGACGAAGCAATCCAGCATGGAGCGATTCAGTTATCATTGGAAGTAAGAGTTTCGAATACGGCTGCGCAGCATATGTATCGGAAATTCGGGTTAGTCCCAGGGGGCATCCGGAAGAGGTACTATACAGATAATGGTGAAGATGCGCTAGTCATGTGGGTGGGATTAAAATGA
- the tsaD gene encoding tRNA (adenosine(37)-N6)-threonylcarbamoyltransferase complex transferase subunit TsaD: MSQDQYILAIETSCDETAVAIVKNERELVTNVVASQIESHKRFGGVVPEIASRHHIEQITITLEEALKEADLTIDDMDAITVTEGPGLVGALLVGVNAAKSIAFAKQKPLVGVHHIAGHIYANRLEKEFEFPLLSLVVSGGHTELILMREHGSYEIIGETRDDAAGEAYDKVARTLKLPYPGGPEIDRLASEGEESIDFPRAWLEQGSYDFSFSGLKSAVINRLHNADQKGETLRPEDVASSFQGSVVDVLSTKAYRAAEEYGVKQLIVAGGVAANKGLRKALVDKFEKSETELLIPPMHLCTDNAAMIAAAGAVAYNQGHRSGWDLNANPGLDLEQYGKRKHSAENSP, encoded by the coding sequence ATGAGTCAAGATCAGTATATCTTAGCTATTGAAACGAGCTGTGATGAGACAGCTGTAGCCATAGTTAAAAACGAAAGAGAGCTTGTCACGAACGTTGTGGCTTCTCAAATTGAAAGCCATAAACGTTTTGGCGGCGTAGTTCCTGAGATCGCGTCACGTCATCATATTGAGCAGATTACGATCACACTTGAGGAAGCTTTGAAAGAAGCAGACCTTACGATAGATGATATGGATGCCATTACGGTCACAGAAGGACCGGGATTAGTAGGCGCGCTGCTTGTAGGGGTAAATGCGGCTAAATCCATAGCGTTTGCTAAGCAGAAGCCGCTTGTCGGTGTTCATCACATTGCCGGTCATATCTACGCTAATCGATTGGAGAAAGAATTCGAATTTCCATTACTTTCTCTCGTCGTTTCCGGAGGTCATACCGAGCTGATTCTTATGAGGGAGCACGGATCCTATGAAATCATTGGAGAGACGCGTGACGATGCAGCAGGTGAAGCTTATGATAAGGTAGCTCGGACATTAAAGCTCCCTTACCCTGGCGGACCAGAAATTGACCGCCTCGCTTCAGAAGGGGAAGAATCGATTGATTTTCCGAGAGCTTGGCTTGAACAGGGGTCTTATGACTTCAGCTTCAGCGGATTGAAATCAGCGGTGATCAATCGTCTTCACAATGCGGACCAAAAAGGCGAAACGCTAAGACCTGAGGATGTTGCTTCCAGCTTTCAGGGAAGCGTCGTGGACGTGTTATCCACAAAAGCTTACCGAGCCGCTGAAGAATACGGTGTAAAACAGCTGATTGTCGCTGGAGGGGTAGCTGCTAATAAGGGACTTCGCAAAGCACTTGTTGATAAGTTTGAAAAATCTGAAACAGAGCTGTTAATTCCGCCCATGCATTTGTGTACCGATAATGCTGCTATGATTGCTGCCGCAGGAGCCGTAGCCTATAATCAGGGACACCGCTCAGGCTGGGACCTGAACGCTAATCCAGGGCTTGATCTAGAGCAATATGGTAAACGGAAACATTCCGCTGAAAACTCTCCTTAA
- a CDS encoding ABC-F family ATP-binding cassette domain-containing protein translates to MILMQLNQLTKRFGAELILSNIKLEVQMNDRIAIVGRNGTGKSTLLKMMAGEMSYDSGDIFKPKETTVGYLAQDTGLQSEETIWNEMEKVFSHLKELEDELRTMEVNMADPDLMDDPDRYQQLLSTYDRKQEYFKTAGGYQYETEIKSVLNGLNFHNFDWNTPITSLSGGQKTRLALGKLLLTSPDVLILDEPTNHLDIDTLSWLEGYLQGYKGAVVIVSHDRYFLDKIVNTVYEIAFQSSKKYPGNYSDYLKKKEADFEIEMKHFEKQQEEIKRMEDFIQKNIVRATTSKRAQSRRKQLEKMDKLEKPKDDNQSAKFSFQVSKKSGNDVLKLRELGFKYNEDSYVFENVSFDLNRGDSVALVGPNGVGKTTLLKTILGELKAAKGDMKLGTNVQIGYYDQEQTKLNPKKNVLQELWDDYPFKNEKDIRTVLGNFLFSGEDVLKPVSALSGGERARLSLAKLMMLEANFLVLDEPTNHLDLDSKEVLEAALIDYPGTLLFVSHDRYFINKIATNVVEMLPEETRLFLGDYDYYVNKKQEEYELQQIEEAERLENETQTKEPQAKNSFQEDKAVKREERKKNRRIAEIEEEIEELEAKLEEIEELLCDPEVYQDHERSLELTESSTQTQQRVEKLMEEWESLHE, encoded by the coding sequence ATGATTCTCATGCAATTAAATCAATTAACCAAACGATTCGGAGCGGAATTGATTTTATCAAATATTAAATTGGAAGTACAAATGAATGATCGCATCGCAATTGTCGGTCGAAATGGTACAGGAAAATCGACATTGCTGAAGATGATGGCCGGTGAAATGAGCTACGATTCCGGTGATATTTTTAAACCGAAGGAAACGACCGTCGGATACTTGGCTCAGGATACAGGCCTTCAGTCCGAGGAAACCATATGGAATGAAATGGAAAAGGTTTTCTCTCATTTAAAGGAACTGGAAGATGAACTGCGAACTATGGAAGTCAATATGGCAGACCCTGATCTTATGGATGATCCCGATCGCTATCAGCAGCTCCTCTCTACCTATGACCGGAAGCAGGAGTATTTCAAAACAGCGGGCGGTTATCAGTATGAAACGGAAATTAAATCCGTCCTGAATGGATTGAACTTCCATAATTTTGACTGGAACACACCGATCACGTCTTTGAGCGGCGGCCAGAAAACTCGTTTAGCCCTCGGTAAGCTATTGTTGACCAGTCCGGATGTTCTGATTCTCGATGAGCCTACCAACCACCTGGACATCGACACGCTATCATGGCTGGAAGGATATTTACAGGGTTATAAGGGCGCGGTTGTCATCGTCTCGCACGACCGCTATTTTCTCGACAAGATCGTAAATACCGTTTATGAAATTGCCTTTCAATCTTCTAAGAAATACCCTGGCAACTACAGCGACTATTTGAAGAAAAAAGAAGCCGATTTTGAGATTGAAATGAAGCACTTTGAAAAGCAACAGGAAGAAATTAAGCGGATGGAAGACTTCATTCAGAAGAACATTGTTCGGGCAACGACCAGTAAGCGAGCGCAAAGCCGTCGGAAGCAGCTTGAGAAAATGGACAAACTTGAGAAACCTAAAGACGACAACCAGTCGGCGAAATTCAGCTTTCAGGTTTCTAAAAAAAGCGGAAATGACGTCCTGAAGCTAAGAGAACTTGGTTTCAAGTATAATGAAGATTCCTACGTATTTGAGAACGTCTCCTTCGACTTAAACCGCGGGGATTCGGTGGCTCTTGTCGGACCAAACGGTGTCGGAAAAACCACCCTGCTTAAGACCATCCTCGGTGAACTAAAAGCGGCTAAAGGAGATATGAAGCTTGGAACGAATGTTCAAATAGGTTATTACGATCAGGAACAGACCAAGCTTAATCCGAAGAAAAATGTACTTCAGGAACTTTGGGATGATTATCCTTTTAAAAATGAAAAAGATATACGTACCGTACTTGGAAATTTCCTATTTTCGGGCGAAGATGTGCTTAAACCCGTATCTGCTCTTAGCGGCGGAGAAAGAGCCCGTCTTTCATTAGCAAAGCTGATGATGCTTGAAGCTAACTTCCTTGTACTCGATGAGCCGACCAACCACCTGGATTTGGACAGTAAAGAAGTTCTGGAAGCAGCGCTTATTGATTATCCCGGGACTTTGCTGTTCGTTTCCCACGACCGTTATTTTATTAACAAGATCGCGACAAACGTTGTGGAAATGCTTCCGGAAGAAACGCGTTTGTTCCTCGGTGACTATGATTACTATGTGAATAAAAAGCAGGAAGAGTATGAGCTTCAGCAAATTGAAGAAGCCGAACGACTGGAAAATGAAACACAAACGAAAGAGCCGCAGGCTAAGAACAGCTTTCAGGAAGATAAAGCAGTGAAACGGGAAGAGCGTAAGAAAAACCGTCGTATAGCTGAAATTGAAGAAGAAATCGAAGAACTGGAAGCAAAACTTGAAGAAATTGAAGAGCTCCTGTGCGATCCTGAGGTTTACCAGGACCATGAGCGCTCCCTTGAACTCACAGAAAGCAGCACACAAACTCAGCAGCGTGTGGAAAAGTTGATGGAAGAATGGGAATCCCTTCACGAATAG
- the moaC gene encoding cyclic pyranopterin monophosphate synthase MoaC, translating to MSEFTHFNEQGRARMVDISSKGETVRTAAALSSVQVNEEIYHKITNQEISKGDVLAVAQVAGIMAAKKTSDWIPMCHPLSLSGVDVSFDWETGNSYTLQIQAAVKTKGSTGVEMEALTAASATALTIYDMCKSLDKGMVIGPTYLMEKTGGKTGDYQRESR from the coding sequence ATGTCAGAGTTTACACATTTTAATGAGCAGGGGCGCGCCCGTATGGTGGATATCTCCAGTAAGGGAGAAACCGTTCGGACTGCGGCGGCCTTGAGCAGTGTACAAGTCAACGAAGAAATTTATCATAAAATTACCAATCAGGAAATATCCAAAGGCGATGTGCTCGCGGTGGCGCAAGTGGCAGGGATTATGGCAGCGAAGAAAACATCAGATTGGATTCCTATGTGTCACCCATTGTCTTTAAGCGGAGTCGACGTGTCATTCGATTGGGAAACAGGCAATTCTTATACATTACAGATTCAAGCGGCTGTGAAAACGAAGGGAAGTACAGGGGTAGAAATGGAAGCGTTAACTGCTGCTTCCGCTACAGCTTTGACTATTTATGATATGTGTAAATCTCTTGATAAAGGAATGGTTATCGGGCCGACCTATCTCATGGAGAAAACAGGCGGCAAAACCGGTGATTATCAGCGAGAGAGCCGGTAA
- a CDS encoding redox-sensing transcriptional repressor Rex, whose amino-acid sequence MDLEEHTKIPQATAKRLPLYYRFLNNLHGQGKMRVSSKELSEAVKVDSATIRRDFSYFGALGKKGYGYNVEYLLSFFRKTLDQDETTKVALIGVGNLGTAFLNYNFTKNNNTKIEIAFDASRERVGSEVGGVRVEHIDDMEEKMGDLAVAILTVPASEAQGIADRLVDAGVSAILNFTPARITVPSHVRVHHIDLAIELQALVYFLKHYPLDVEEEE is encoded by the coding sequence ATGGATTTAGAAGAACATACTAAGATCCCACAAGCTACAGCAAAACGATTGCCGTTGTATTACCGCTTTTTAAACAATTTGCACGGCCAGGGGAAAATGCGTGTCTCATCGAAAGAGCTGAGTGAAGCGGTGAAAGTGGATTCCGCTACGATCCGTCGCGACTTTTCTTATTTTGGAGCCCTTGGGAAAAAAGGGTATGGCTACAATGTAGAGTACTTATTATCATTTTTCCGAAAGACGCTCGATCAGGATGAAACGACAAAAGTTGCGCTAATTGGAGTCGGTAATCTGGGGACCGCATTCTTAAATTATAATTTCACAAAAAATAATAATACGAAAATAGAAATTGCCTTTGATGCCAGCCGCGAACGTGTTGGAAGCGAAGTCGGCGGTGTCCGAGTTGAGCATATTGATGATATGGAAGAGAAAATGGGGGACCTGGCCGTGGCCATTCTTACTGTTCCGGCGTCCGAGGCGCAGGGCATTGCGGACCGGCTCGTAGATGCAGGTGTCAGCGCGATTCTGAACTTTACACCGGCTCGGATCACCGTCCCGTCCCATGTTCGTGTCCACCATATTGACCTTGCTATCGAACTGCAGGCACTGGTTTATTTTCTAAAACATTATCCTCTGGATGTGGAAGAGGAAGAATAG
- a CDS encoding SDR family oxidoreductase, with translation MGRLNQKIAVVTGAATGIGQATVKLFAEEGATVVCADVNEEDVQNTVNEVKNNGGKAEFVYVDVSNEESVTSLANHIKETYGSIDVLFNNAGIDEEGGKVHEYPVELFDQIIAVDLRGTFLTSKYLLPLMQERGSGSIINTSSMSGRAADLDRSGYNAAKGGITNFTKAMAIDYAREGIRVNSIAPGTIETPLIDELAGSKQQEQGREFREANKWVTPLGRLGDPKEVANVALFLASDESSYITGEDITVDGGIMAYTWPGKMLIDNQWKKTSD, from the coding sequence ATGGGACGACTAAACCAAAAAATAGCGGTCGTGACAGGCGCTGCTACAGGAATTGGACAGGCTACGGTTAAGCTTTTTGCCGAAGAAGGTGCAACTGTGGTCTGTGCGGATGTGAACGAAGAAGACGTTCAAAACACGGTTAACGAAGTAAAAAACAACGGCGGAAAAGCCGAGTTTGTATATGTAGATGTATCGAACGAAGAAAGCGTAACAAGCTTAGCCAATCACATAAAAGAAACATACGGTTCCATAGATGTCTTATTCAATAATGCCGGGATTGACGAAGAAGGTGGAAAAGTCCACGAGTATCCCGTGGAGCTGTTCGATCAAATTATCGCAGTCGATCTGCGCGGCACCTTCTTAACAAGTAAATACTTACTCCCTCTTATGCAGGAAAGAGGAAGCGGATCGATCATTAATACGTCGTCGATGTCCGGAAGGGCGGCTGATCTGGACCGCTCCGGATATAACGCAGCTAAAGGCGGCATTACGAACTTTACAAAGGCCATGGCGATTGATTACGCACGGGAAGGCATTCGTGTGAATTCCATTGCGCCAGGAACAATTGAAACGCCACTGATCGATGAACTGGCCGGTTCGAAACAGCAGGAGCAGGGACGTGAATTCCGCGAAGCCAACAAGTGGGTCACTCCGCTGGGGCGCTTAGGCGATCCTAAAGAAGTCGCAAATGTTGCGCTGTTCTTGGCCTCAGACGAAAGTTCGTATATTACAGGGGAGGACATTACGGTAGATGGCGGCATAATGGCTTATACGTGGCCGGGTAAGATGCTAATTGATAATCAATGGAAAAAAACTTCTGATTAA